The genomic window aataaatcccacttgatcatggtgtattaccTCTTTGATATGCTAtaggattcagtttgctagtattttgagtatttttgcatctgtgtttataagggatattggcccATGGTTTCCTTCTGAGCATGTGTTTTTGTGTGGTAAtgctggctttgtagaatgaattaggaagaattcctttgtcttcaattttttggtatagttttagaaaaattggtattagttcctttttaaaagtttaataaaaagcaGTCATCCAGTCCTTAGCTTTTGTTGGCAGactttttgttactgattcaatcttgttacttattattggtttgttttatttattgggtagtttctctttttttcttggttattctagctaaaggtttatcaattttaacttttcaaaaaaaccaatttttgtttcattaattctttgtattttttagtctctattttgtttaattctgctctgatctttattatttctttctttctactaattttggatttgattccttcttgcttttctagtttcttgaagtggattattaggttgtttatttgaagtctttctactttCTTGATGAAGGTGTTTATTGCCATAAACTTCCCTCTTACCTCTCCTTTGCTGTATtgcataggttttggtatgttgtgtatccattttcatttgtttcaaggagtttttttatttcttttaaaattttttcattgactTATGGTTATTCAGGAGCAtgatgtttaatttccatgtatttgtatagtttcccaTGTTCCTCttgctattgatttctatttttattccattatggaacctgtttacattcaaggttattattgataattGAACATTTATTTCTGTCACTAGactgttttctggttgttttatgtatcctttgttccttttttcgtCTTATTGCTTATCATTGCGGTTTGATGGTTTTCTCTAGTGGTaacatttgattcctttctctttctcatttatgTATATGCTCTACCagtaaattttatactttgtgttTTCCTGATGGTAGATATCATCCTTTTGCTTTCAGATGTAGGACTCCCTTAAGCACTTCTTATAGGGCTGATCTGGTGGTGATGAATAccctcagtttttgcttttctgggaaagactttatttctccttaattttttaaaatatttttttcttttagcttctgaCCATATACTGCATGATCTCCTTTGTTTCTTAAGGATACCTTAGCTATATATAGTATTCTTACTTAGCAGTTTTTTtgctttcagcactttgaatatgtcatcccattctctcatggcctgtaaggtttctgctggaGAAATATGTTGATCTAAAGGGGATTCCCTTACATTTGACTTGaagcttttctcttgctgtttttaggattatgtctttgtctttgacttttgacaatttgactatGATGTGCTTTAGAGAGGATATTTTAGGGCTAAATCTATTTGGGAATTTTTTCACATTCCTATATCAAAACATTGGAAGAGATAGACATcctatatatttcattaaataggttttctgtGCCTTTTCCAGTCTCTTCTCCTGTAACTCCCCAAATGTGAATTTTGTTTGCTTAATGGTGTGTCATATGTCACATaggctttttaaattctttttaattctttattctttttgttttttctttttattttgtctgactgtgttatttcaaaagacctgtcttcaagttcagaaattctttctcctGCTCAATCTAGTCTCTTACTGGAGTTCaagattgtattttttatttcattcattgaattcttctaTTCCAATttctggttggtttttttttatgacatctatctctttgttgaatttctcattcagatcatgaattgttttcttgatttctttgtatgtgttctcttgtatctcactgagtttCTTTAACATCAttgtttcaaattctttttcaggTATTTCATAGATTTCCTTTTCATTGGGACATATTACTGGAGAATTATTATGTTCCTTTGGAAgtgtcatgtttccttgctttttcatgtttcttgtgtctttATGCTGATATATGTGCATCTGATGTAATAGTTGCTTTTTCCAATTTTATGGTTTGGCTTTTATATGGAAAGATGTTTTCCTATAGATGTATTTATAGTGTTAGTTGGGTAGGGTACTATGGCTTCCATTCTGGGTGGGCACAGGGGTGTTGTATTTGTATGATTACTTTGGCTATAATCAGTATCACTGATGTTTATGAACTCCTCAGTGGCTTAGGCAATTGTTAGCAGAAGCTGTGGCAAGGCTTTGCTGGGGACAAGGATGACAAGGGTGCCTGTCCTCAGGCACAGTGTTGGTGGCATTGGGCTGAGCATGCTGGTCCTCAAGCCCCTGGGCAGGAGGTCTTTGGGCCTCCAAGAGGCTTACTTAGGTGCCTTCAGTGGCAGTGATGTGCCAGGTGTTTGAGCAGGTCCTTGGGCCCCTGGGTGATGTGCATAGCATTGGCAGTAGCAGCAGTGGTGGTGGTCCAACCTTTGGGCCTCAAAGTGCTGGCAAAGGTACCAACAGTGGTGGTTTCATGCTTGGTGGGCCAATCCCTGGAGCCCCAGGTGGCATGCATGGGTGGGTATCAGTAGCAGTAGTGGTGTGTAGGTGCTGGCAGTAGAGGGTGGGGAAGACTTGTCCTCAGGCCTCCTGAAGGTGCATGCAGGTTAGCAGTGGCCTCACCACATGGAGGGGACAGGGTTGTTGTCAGTGATAGCAGCCCTGAGTGTGTGCCTCTTAGGCTTTGGGGAGTTGATGCTTCAGCTCCCTTTGTCCTAGGGGCAGCCTCCCTAGTGCACCACACTGCCTATTCCCAGGGGTGTAGGACATcacatgggctagagtgctggggaCTTGGTTGTACTGCTGGGTTTAGCTGGCATCATGATGCTTCAGCCATCTGAGTGGATATAGGGGGATGTCAGCGAGGTTTCTGGGATGTGGAGATTTAGGAGCTGCAGGGCTTCAGAGGAGGATATAGTCTGATGGAGTCTGGGCTCTCAAAATGGCATTGTGCTGCAGCTGCTTGGGTCTCCGGCGGTGTGTGGGGGACCCAGAGTGAATTCCCTCTCAGGAACAGTGCTGTTTCATGGGCTCCAAGCAGCTTCCTATATTATTCTCAGGGCCCATAAGGGCTGAGGGGCTCTCCCGTGGCTTGGATTGCAGTAGTCCATGGTGGGAATGTGGACTGCTGGGGATCTCTCGCTTATCCTTTCCCTGGAATGGGGAGTTCCTCTTGGCTTCAAGCTGATCCTGGCTGGGCTGGCTACTTTGCTCCCCTCTTCTTCCATGCCTCAGAGGTTCTCTGTCACTTCCCTGCTGAATTCCAATGTTCTCTCTTAAAATCTCTATTTGACGTGTGGTTATCTAATCACTGTTTTGGTCCTTCTTTGTGGAGAAAGGAAGTGCTGGGTGCCTCTATGCAGTTATCTTGAAGCCCCtccttttattgttgaataatattttattgtatgaatgtaccagtttatctttttatgtgttgaAAGATATCTGTTGCTTCCAATAAGCTTCTATAAACATCCACatgtaggtttttgtgtagacagaagttttcaattcatttgagtaaatacctaggagtgtgattgctagatcatatggtaagaccatgcttagctttgtaagaaaccatcagattgttttccaaagtggttatgcCATTTTTCTTTCCAACCAACAATGAaagagagttcctgttgctccacatcctcaccaacatttaatGATGTTTTGGGATTTTAGCCATTTtcataggtgtgtagtggtatctcattgttattttaattttcaattcccTGATatatgatgttgagtatcttttcatatgtgtattgctatttgtatatcttcttcggTGTAGTGTCTATTCAGaggttttgcccattttaaaattaggttgtttgttttcttattgtagaGTTAAGAGTTCTTGATTTCAGAATCAAATCCTTATcaaatatgtgttttgcaaatattttctcccagtctgtggtttgtcttttcactctcttagcAGTATCTTTTGCAAAGAAGAACATTCTAATTTTAATGGAGTACAACTTAACAGGGTTTTCTTTCTTGGTTATGTTTTTAATATGGTATCTAAAACATCATCACTAAACCCAAAGTCACTTAGATTTTCTCCTATTAcctcttctagaagttttataattttacattttacatttaggtcagTGGttcattttgagctaatttttgtgaaaactataaggtctgtgtctagattttttttttttcttttggcatgtGGATGTCTAGTTTTTCCAGCACTGTTTactgaaaagactatcctttctccattgaattgcctttactcctttgtcaaagatcggttgactatatttgtgtggaTCTATTTTTGAGCTCTCTATTCTTGTCcattgatttgtttgtttattcttttgccaAAACCACATtgccttgattactgtagttttagaGTAAGTCTTGATGTTAGGTGGTGTCAgttctctgactttgttcttttaatttctttttttcccatatgaATGGGCAacactttcttatttatttgcataACTAATAgttaataggttttttttaaagccagacaTTTTGAACACTATCACGAGATAACTCTAGAAACcaatttcctctccttttcccagGGTTTATTGTTGTTGCTTGTTGTGGCTtgtagttgtttgtttgtttagtgacttttccaaactatttttgtaaaggctatattctttgtcatgtgtggTCATTGAATCCTCTGTTCTCTTAGCTTAGTGGTCGGCTAGTGATTTGAGGTTTCCTTAAACACCTGgagcaaaaccaaaaaacaaaacgaaacaccaaaaacaaaaacagaagctcTCCTGATCTTTGTAGATTGGCTCTGTGTTGGAGCCTCAGTGCTTATCCAGGCTATTCACAACTCTGCCTTGGCCTTCACTTTCTACTTGCATGGAGCCTAAAGGCCAGCCAGAAGTGAAAGTTTGGGATTTTCTCATGTCTTCTCTGAGCGTGTGTCCAGCCCTGGCCATGTGTGTGGCCTTCTGGATTCCTTGGTAAACACCAAGCTTTCTAAAGCCTTTTTTCTCCCGTGGACCTCCTGTCccagccccttccttcccttACTTTCTGGTGTGTCTGCTGTTTGCCCCATCTCTTGTCTCTTGCTTCAGAGGCTGCAGCTAGTATATTTGCCCTTAAATGTTTTTAACAAACTCTGCCCAGGAGGCTGCTTCAGCCCTGAGAAAGTTCTGAGGtgtataaaacaaaagcaaagcccTGAATGAAGCCCTCAGGCAGCCACCAAATGCGTCAAAACACACAACCACAATTTTTTGATAATAAGGTCTATATTGTCCTTCTGGTATGAGCAAACTGCCTGAGTGAgggaaaaaatcacattaaattatagagacagaaatgactttaatattaaatgaagaaatcattTAGATTTTATGTTTAGAAAGTAGCGGTTTGAAAGAAATCAATCTTTACTTATCTTAATGTGTATTatatttctagaattttgaaCTTATATCAAGATTCTCTGAAGAACAACAACTCTTTGGGATAGCCACTGCAACATCATggccaaaaacaaacaacctactGTCAGAAGCTTCCATTTTGTTTGTGTTATGACCGTAATAGTTGGAACCATAATACAATTGTCTGATGAAAGTGAATTTGCAATAAATAGGTCAAAAATAGGCCTCACTCATGTTCCAAAAGACCTGCCACCAAAAACCAAAGTCTTAGATATATCTCAAAACAACATATCTGAGCTTCAGATCTCTGACATCAGCTTTCTGTCAAGGTTGAAAGTTTTGAGACTTTCCCATAATAGAATCCAGAGACTTGATTTTGGTATTTTCAAGTTCAACCAGGATTTGGAATATTTGGATTTATCTCATAATCAGTTGCGAAAGATATCCTGCTATCCTATTGTGAGTTTCAAGCATTTAGACCTCTCATTCAATGACTTTGATGCCCTGCCCATCTGTAAGGAGTTTGGCAACTTGACACAACTGAATTTCTTGGGATTAAGTGCTACGAAGTTACAACAATTAGATCTGCTGCCAATAGCTCACCTGCACCTAAGTTACATCCTTCTGGATTTAGGGAAttattatgtaaaagaaaatgaggcagaaaGTCTTCAAAttctaaatacaaaaatacttCACCTTGTTTTTcacccaaataattttttctctgtccAGGTGAACATATCAGTTAATAGTTTACGGTGCTTGCAACTGACTAATATTAAATTGAATGATGAGAACTGTggagttttaattaaatttttatcagaACTCACTACAGGTTCAACCTTACTGAATTTTACCCTCGACCACATAGAAACAACTTGGAAATGCTTAGTTAGAGTTCTTCAATTCCTTTGGCCCAAACCTGTGGAATATCTCAAtatttacaatttaataataGTTGAAAGCATTAATAAAGAAGACTTTACATATTCTAAAACAGCATTGAAAGCTTTGAAAATAGAACACGTTACCAACCGAGTTCCTCTTTTTTCACAGACGGTATTATACAGAGTGTTTTCTGAGATGAACATTATGATGTTAACCATATCAGATTCACCTCTTATACACATGCTTTGTCCTAAGGCACCAAGCACATTTAAGTTTCTGAACTTTACCCAGAATGTTTTCACAgatagtatttttcaaaattgttccaCGTTAGTTAGATTGGAGACACTTATCTTACAAAAGAATGGATTAAAAGACCTTTTCAGTGTAGGTCTCATGACTAAGGATATGCCATCTTTGGAAATGCTGGATGTGAGCTTCAATTCTTTGGGATTTGATAGATATAAGGAAAATTGCACTTGGGTTGAGAGTATAATTATCTTAAATTTGTCTTCAAATATACTTACCGACTCCGTTTTCAGATGTTTACCTCTCAGGATCAAGGTACTTGATCTTCACAGTAACAGAATAGAGAGCATCCCTAAAGATGTCACCTGTCTGGAAGCTTTGCAAGAACTCAATGTTGCTTTCAATTCTATAATCGACCTGCCCGGGTGTGGCACCTTTAGCAGCCTTTCTGTTCTGATCATTGACCATAATTCGGTTTCCCAGCCATCAGCTGATTTCTTCCAGAGCTGCCAGAAGATCAGGTCAATAAAAGCAGGGAACAATCCATTCCAATGTACCTGTGAGCTACGAGAATTTGTCAAAAATATAGGCCAAGTATCAAGTGAAGTGGTAGAGGGCTGGCCTGATTCTTATAAGTGTGACTACCCAGAAAGCTATAAGGGGACCCCTCTAAAAGACTTTCACATGTCTCCATTATCCTGCAACTTGGCTCTGCTGATGGTCACCATTGGGGCCATCACGCTGGTGTTGGCTGTTACCGTGACCTTCCTCTGCATCTACCTGGATCTGCCCTGGTATCTCAGGATGGTGTGCCAGTGGACCCAGACCCGGCACAGGGCTAGGAACATGCCCTTAGAGGAGCTCCAGAGAACTCTCCAGTtccatgcttttatttcttacagtgaACATGATTCTGCCTGGGTGAAGAATGAATTGGTACCTTGCCTAGAAAAAGAAGATATACGGATTTGCCTCCATGAGAGAAACTTTGTTCCTGGCAAGagcattgtggaaaatatcataaactgCATTGAGAAGAGTTACAAGTCCATCTTTGTTTTGTCTCCCCACTTTGTCCAGAGTGAGTGGTGCCATTATGAACTCTACTTTGCCCACCACAATCTCTTCCACGAAGGATCTGATAACTTAATCCTGATCCTGCTGGAGCCCATTCCACAGAACATCATCCCCAGCAAGTATCACAAGCTGAAGGCTCTCATGACGCAACGGACTTATTTGGAATGGCccaaagagaaaagcaaacatgGACTTTTTTGGGCTAACATTAGAGCTGCTTTTAATATGAAATTAACACTAGTGACTGAAAATGATGatgtgaaaacttaaaaaaatcagaacatcTGACTGAAGCAACCATCATTAACTTGGATTCTGATGAAGACTATGGTTCTAAGTTACTGTTTGGGGGTACCTATATTATCCCCATGTCTTCAGGAAAGACTTAAGGAAAACTGTATTTCAACTGGGGAATtagctggggcaggaggtggtGTTCAACTTGCCAGTTAGAGGCAGCTCAGTGTTTTCTGACTTAatcattctttttcaaattgaAACAGTCTCTTTTGAGCAAATGCTCACTCTTTAAAGGGTTCCTCCCCCCTCTCCTTTCCCGAGTGGATTTTGTGTGAGCAGGAGTTTATGTGGCTTCATGGCAGCAAGAAAACCGTCAACCTTGGGATTGTATTCACGGGTCATCGGAGTGTCCTGTGGCTCCCCACTGGGCTCTGGATGAAACTCACTGTGTTCAACTTTGgggcttgggaaaaaaaatagctatggaatatagaaaagtattttgttttatatctgtgtAAAAGTGTATTTAATTGTTTACCCTACTACACAAATACGTAATTAACCAGTGGGACTCATGGCATAATAATGTACATGTTAAAGAGAAACATGGACTTCATCATAGGCTGCTGAGGTGAAAGACATAGATTTACCCACTTGCCAAGGAAACTCAGAGCCAAATTTATTTGTAACTGGGTAATGATTGGGACTTTCCTGATTGTGTTAGAATTTTGGCTAAAACCTGAAAGCCGACAAAAGACAGTAAATGCTCCCACATTTTAAACAGATACTAGACACAGCCCGCTGAACTTACCCAGGAAAAGACCAATAACCATCAATCCATATTACCCATCTCCAGAAGACGAGATTCAAAATGGTGGTTAAAGAGTCATTAAGTGGAGGTTCTagacctgcggtccccaacccccaggccatggcccagtatcagtctgtggcctgttggaAAACAGATGCtgggcatcaccgcctgagctccgctcCCACCCCCTCCCTAGTCCCCCCACCATACgtggaaaaagtgtcttccatgacactggtccctggtgccgaaaaggttggagactgctgttCCAGACCATGGGGAGATTGCTTTGCATTTCTTCCAAAGAGGGCTCCAAGCATAGTAGGAAAGTAGTCTGGCATCCCACTCTGAGACTGGAAGCTTGCAGAGCAACAGAAGTGCACAGCTTCAGTGTAGCAGAATGGGTGTGGGGTGAGAACTCTTGGAAGAGCTTGATGAGTGTTCACTGAAGTTTTGGGTGAGGATGGGCATAGAGAATGGTAATAGTGCTTGGCAAAtataggtgcttgataaatatttgttgcatgctTCCCAGCTGGAGAATTCAGAGGTGAGAGATTGGCTTGAGCAGCCCAAAATGGCGGGATGAGAGAAGGGAAGCAGTACCTGCAACCTGCTCTTCCATTGTTGGCATGGCAAAAGtacatgaatttttttcacaTGGCCTTGACCATGGAAAGGGTAGCTGGGCTTGAGTTGTCATGACGGGACCTCAGCAAACCAGGCAGCCTGTTGTACAAAGGGACTATAGCAGTAAGAGGCCATGGGGTTGGGCGGAAGAGGGTTATTGCAGGCGGTGGGGGAGGCAGATTGCTTCAAGAGGTCAGCCAGATAATGTGCCACTTGCACCAAGGAGCTGTGCAATGTGGGGTCCACTTAAGACCTTCCAATAACCCACAGACGCACCCCATGAAAGAGCCAACGTATGGACTCTGCCACAATAGGAGGCAGGGGCATGATGGCCTGCCTGCCTCATCCAATGTTAACTGCAAGGAGATCTGCTCCTTTGTGTCATTCCCTCTTCCCTTGCAGTGGCCTGGGGACATCCAGGATATAGAGAAGACGAAGGTGGAGGAAGAGTAAAGAAACTGACCACATTCCTTTCTCGCTTCACTGCAAGAAAGGCCTGAGCTAGGGCCAAGCAGAATTTTGAATGGGATGTGAGGTTGCTGTTAGATTGGATTGGGCTGCATATTTTAATGCCCGAAATAGAGGTGCAATTACTAAAATGAGACATGGCACTAAACTTTATGGTATCTGCCCAAGATTCAGGAGTGACGGAGGGAGATCCAACAGAACCTGGTTATCAGGCAGtggttagagaaaaataaagcccttTCTTTCTGGATTTAGCTCATTGAATAAATCAGTTTCATAATGAATAATTGTAAAGAAATAAGCCTTAATGACATTTTATTAGCGTCATCTGTCTGTGTTAGCCCTTCCTTGCCCTTCAGGAGAACACCTATTTTCCTTCCTAGGCCCTATCCTAGGTGGTAAATTCTGCCATAACCTCTGTCGAACAGATCTGTTGAACTGTTTCCTAAactaaaaacaacagcaacaacaaaaaactatgtCCCAGATTCTAAAtgaccaaatattttaaatggcatcAATATAGTTCTCACAGAATATTGCTGACATTAAAAGTAcagaattttaacatttaaaaggaGAATGGAACAAAACCTACATTTTGGTCACATAGGAACATATGTGTATCTCAGACATACAGAAGTTCTATCATAAGAAATCCATCTCTTCTGTAGGTGAAAGGTTTCTATCTCCAGGAAACTCTGTTCCCTCTGTTGAATTCTTCTGATTGCAAGTAACAGATATCAGCTTGAGAAAAGGGGTGTTTATTTCAAGGATATAGAGGTGTCTCACAGAACCCAAAGGCAGGGACATAGCTGAGCTCCAAGAAAgtttgaaaaaaggaaagataaactGCCCGGCCCAGACCCATTTGCTGTGATggggggaggctgcagggagaggagggggaaatgggatTGCCTGCCCCGTGATCATTATTGAGAAGGAAGATGTATTGAtctgctcgggctgccataacagaataccatagactgagtggcttaaacagcagaaatgtattttctcacagttctggaggctggatgtccaagatcaaggcgccaaCAGGCGTGGCCTCGCTTACGTCTGCCCCCTTGATTTGCATAAggcgccttctcactgtgtcctcacaccgCCCTTCCTCTGTGGAGGCTCTTCTTTggtgtctcctcctcctcttgggaGAACAGCAGTCACGTGAGAGTAGGGCCCATCCTTATAACTGAATTTAGCCTTCATCACCCGcgtaaaggccctatctccaaatacactCACCttttgaggtactgggggttagggcttcaacagatgaattttggGTGTGAGggagacacagttcagtccaAAACAGGTGGCTATgcagaaaaaattgaaaaatattgtgtCAGAGATGGTTAGTTGTCATCAATCTCCATTCTCCCCTTATGGAGTCCCAGAATGCTCGAGTTTTATCAGGCACCTGACAACTCATCTGGAGATTACATTTCCCACCCTGCAGCTTGATGTGGACATGTGACAAAATTCTTGGCAAGGGGATGGAACTGGAACCCATAGCCGCTCTGGGCTATGTATCTAAGAAAGGTGAGTGTGAATTCCTTTGCCCCTTGCACTTTTCCATTGGATGAGAGATAAGAATTGGAAGAACCATCTAGAACCTGGAGATGAAAGCCACACGTTGAGGACATGCTCCTCCTTCTACCATTTCATGCTGCCCATGCCAGTCTCTCAACGTGTCCTGGGCTGCTCACCTCTGTTGTGCGAGGGCATAGCCTTCTGCCTTGTGCAGCCCCTGTGCTTTGAGATCCCTTTGCTGCAGCGTGTTAGTCTGTACTCTCAAGACATCTACAACACCCAGTAGAGGTACGGACCTCGCATATTTCCTACCTATGTGCATCTGTGATGAGAGGACAGTGTGCGTGTTCCACTCTGTGACCTGGAGCAGAACGCCCGCCGTCCTGACTGAACCACCAGCACTTGTCCTGGTCTGTTACAGCTGCCTCCAGACTGGCCTCCTTGCTTTTACTCTTGCCTCACACATTCTCCAAACAGCAATTGGAATGATGGTTTTTAAAGTACAAATTAGCCAGTCGGGTCAtgtgtacctgtaatcccagctactcgaggcCAAGggaggggaggatcacttgagaccaggactttgagtatagcctgggcaacaaagtgagacactgtctctgggggtaaaaaaaaaaaaaaaaaaaaaaagtgaaattcgggtgtggtggctcatgcttgtaatctcctagcactttgagagtccaaggccaggagtttgagatcagcttgtGTCaaactcccagctactcgggaggctgagccgggaggatctctcaagcccaggaatttgaggttacagtgagttatgatcgcaccactgctctagactgggtgacagagtgagaccctgtctcaaaaaaaaaaaaaaaaaagaaaagaaaagaaagtgaaaaaggcTACCCCCCCAAtcttttgcaaatcatatatgcAATAAGGAATTcttatctagaatatatatagaactcttaCAATCATTTTAATCAATcattaaaaaggcaaattatctaattaaagaatgggcaaaacctttgaatagacatttctccaaaaagatatacaaatggtcaatacacacatgaaaagatcttcaacatcattaatcatcagggaaatgcaaatcacaaccacaatgagataccacttcatatccaGTAAGACGGCTATAATAAAAGTCAGATGATAACAAATGTCaggaaggatgtggagaaattagaacccttgtatactgctggtgggaatgtaaagtgttGTAGCTGCTTTCAagcagtctggcagttcctccaaaagctaaacatagagttaccacattatgcagcaattctactcctaggtatatccCCAAGAGAaaatatgtctacacaaaaacttgtacctgAATGTTCATGTTAGCATTATTCATGAGAGCTATAAAGTCCaccaactggtgaatggataaataaaatgtggtatctacaTGCAACTGAGTATGATTTGGCAATAAAACTGAAATTCCGATTCTGGCTACAGCTGCATGAGCCCTGGAAGCatcgtgctaagtgaaagaagccagtcacaaagggccacttgctgtatgattccatttatgtaaactATCCAGAATCAACAACTCTGCAGAGACTAGTATGATCTATagagtagattagtgattgcctaaAGCTGGGACACATGGGGGAGTGGAGGCTGATGGCAAAGAGGTGTAATGTTTCTTTGTagggtaatgaaaatattctaaattgatTTGGTGaaggttgcacaactctgtgaatatgccTAAAGTCAATGAATTGTATGCTTGAAATGGGTGAAACttttttatggtatgtgaattatgcctcaataaagcttttGTTAAAGAAAACCCCAACTAACAACAGATCACATCTAATTGATAGCATATTTATACTGCCCTGGATCCAAAAAGAAATGCGTGGTTATGAGATAGGGGTGGGCAGAGAAACTGCTATGGAGAGAACTACAGGGTTGTCTAGAGTATAAGATATTGGAACCTTTGTTTTGAATTAGCTCTGTGGAATGCTGTTAACTGGA from Eulemur rufifrons isolate Redbay chromosome 19, OSU_ERuf_1, whole genome shotgun sequence includes these protein-coding regions:
- the TLR6 gene encoding toll-like receptor 6 — translated: MAKNKQPTVRSFHFVCVMTVIVGTIIQLSDESEFAINRSKIGLTHVPKDLPPKTKVLDISQNNISELQISDISFLSRLKVLRLSHNRIQRLDFGIFKFNQDLEYLDLSHNQLRKISCYPIVSFKHLDLSFNDFDALPICKEFGNLTQLNFLGLSATKLQQLDLLPIAHLHLSYILLDLGNYYVKENEAESLQILNTKILHLVFHPNNFFSVQVNISVNSLRCLQLTNIKLNDENCGVLIKFLSELTTGSTLLNFTLDHIETTWKCLVRVLQFLWPKPVEYLNIYNLIIVESINKEDFTYSKTALKALKIEHVTNRVPLFSQTVLYRVFSEMNIMMLTISDSPLIHMLCPKAPSTFKFLNFTQNVFTDSIFQNCSTLVRLETLILQKNGLKDLFSVGLMTKDMPSLEMLDVSFNSLGFDRYKENCTWVESIIILNLSSNILTDSVFRCLPLRIKVLDLHSNRIESIPKDVTCLEALQELNVAFNSIIDLPGCGTFSSLSVLIIDHNSVSQPSADFFQSCQKIRSIKAGNNPFQCTCELREFVKNIGQVSSEVVEGWPDSYKCDYPESYKGTPLKDFHMSPLSCNLALLMVTIGAITLVLAVTVTFLCIYLDLPWYLRMVCQWTQTRHRARNMPLEELQRTLQFHAFISYSEHDSAWVKNELVPCLEKEDIRICLHERNFVPGKSIVENIINCIEKSYKSIFVLSPHFVQSEWCHYELYFAHHNLFHEGSDNLILILLEPIPQNIIPSKYHKLKALMTQRTYLEWPKEKSKHGLFWANIRAAFNMKLTLVTENDDVKT